In Longimicrobiales bacterium, a single genomic region encodes these proteins:
- a CDS encoding DUF488 domain-containing protein → MSVLQAHGIELVADVRRFPGSRRFPQFSSEALALTLASAGIEYRWIEALGGRRRPDPDSPNQGW, encoded by the coding sequence GTGAGCGTGCTGCAGGCGCACGGGATCGAGCTGGTCGCCGATGTGCGCCGCTTTCCCGGCTCGCGCCGTTTCCCCCAGTTCTCGAGCGAGGCACTCGCCCTGACGCTCGCATCGGCAGGCATCGAGTACCGCTGGATCGAGGCGTTGGGCGGCCGGCGCCGTCCCGATCCCGACTCGCCCAACCAGGGGTGG
- a CDS encoding GNAT family N-acetyltransferase — MKVRPIEAGDRAEWLRMLLGLYPGSTDADHLPSMDAWLEGRAADELLPEVVFAIERADGRLGGFLELSVRDYAEGCSGRTPYVESWYVDEDLRGVGLGGALMAAAEAWAREHGYSELASDALLDNQVSHQAHAALGFQEVERAVHFRKPL; from the coding sequence ATGAAGGTTCGACCGATAGAAGCAGGGGATCGCGCGGAATGGCTTCGCATGCTGCTGGGGCTCTACCCCGGCTCGACGGACGCCGATCACCTGCCGTCGATGGATGCCTGGCTCGAGGGTCGCGCGGCCGATGAGCTCCTGCCGGAGGTGGTGTTCGCGATCGAGCGTGCGGATGGCCGACTCGGCGGCTTCCTGGAACTGTCCGTCCGTGATTATGCGGAGGGGTGCAGCGGCCGGACACCGTACGTCGAGAGCTGGTACGTGGACGAGGACCTGAGGGGCGTCGGCCTGGGCGGAGCGCTGATGGCTGCGGCAGAGGCGTGGGCGCGGGAGCACGGCTACTCCGAGCTGGCGTCCGATGCGCTGCTGGACAACCAGGTCAGCCACCAGGCGCACGCGGCGCTCGGCTTCCAAGAAGTCGAGCGAGCCGTTCACTTCCGCAAGCCGCTCTGA